DNA sequence from the Syntrophorhabdaceae bacterium genome:
GTTCAAGGTGGGGCTCCTCCACGGCAGGATGAAGGCTGAAGAAAAAGAAGAGGTGATGTTTCAATTCAAAAACAAGGTGATAGATATCCTCGTCTGTACTACGGTCATAGAGGTAGGGATCGATGTGTCCAACGCAACGATGATCGTTATAGAGCATGCGGAGAGGTTCGGACTTTCTCAGCTTCACCAGCTCCGAGGCAGGGTAGGCAGGGGTACCCACCCTTCGCAATGCATTCTCATTGCCGGTGACAAGAAGACCGGTATTGCCGCAAAAAGGCTGAGGATCATGGAAGGGACGACGGACGGTTTCAGGATCGCGGAAGAGGACATGAAGATCAGGGGGGTGGGCGATATGCTCGGGGTGAGACAGTCAGGGATACCAAAATTCAGGGCAGGTGATATAATAAGGGATATGGATATCATGCTCCGCGCACGAAAGATTGCCGGCATGCTGCTCGATTGTGCATCAGGAGAAGATATTGCAAGGCTGAAAGGTATTATATCAGGGAGATGGAACGATGAATTGAATTTTTCGGATATCGCGTAAGATTCGCCATGAGGGCTTATAGTTATATTAAAAAAGGGGGTCTAATGAAGACACGAAGAAAGGCGAAGATAGTCTGTACCATAGGTCCTGTATCGGGCAGTGACAGGATGATAGAGAAATTAATACTTGCCGGAATGGATGTGGCACGGCTGAACTTCTCCCACGGCGACCATCAATTCCACGGGCAGCTCATAGAAAGGATCAGGAAGATCGCGAGCAAACTGGACAGACATGTGGCGATACTTCAGGACCTCCAGGGGATCAAGATCAGGGTAGGGGAATTACATGACGGGAAGGTTCACCTGGTGAAAGGCAGCGAATTGATCATAAAAACAGGAAAGGGCAGGGGAGATGATAAAAATATATACATCGATTTTCCCTGGCTGATAGAGGATGCGAAGGTCGGAGACACGATACTCCTCGATGACGGCCTGATAGCCCTTGAGGTATTGAAAAAGTCCCGGGGTTCATTGATAACCTCTGTTGTGGAAGGCGGGATACTGAAAGAGAGAAAAGGGGTGAATCTTCCGAACATGAAGGTCAGCGCACCGTTCTTTACAGAGAAGGACCAGCAGGACCTTGAATTTGGTATCAAGATGGATGTTGATTATGTAGCGTTGTCTTTTGTGAGGAGCGTGAATGATATCCTGATGGTAAAAAAGTGGCTTGCAAAAAAGGGGATTATCATACCGCTGATAGCGAAGATAGAAAAGGGCGAGGCAATCAAGGATATTGACAGGATCCTTGACGAGGTTGATGGGTTGATGGTCGCGAGAGGCGACCTCGGTGTCGAAATGCCCCTTGAAGAGGTGCCCATGTTCCAGAAGATGCTCATAGAAAAGGCGAACAGGAAGGGGCGCCTTGTCATTACGGCAACGCAGATGCTCGAGTCAATGACCCAGCACATGAGACCTACTAGAGCTGAGACAACGGACGTCGCAAACGCGGTTATCGATGGGACTGATGCCCTCATGCTTTCCGCTGAGACCTCAGCAGGGAAATATCCAATCGAATCTGTCAAAGTAATGGATCGTATCATCACCTTCACGGA
Encoded proteins:
- the pyk gene encoding pyruvate kinase, encoding MKTRRKAKIVCTIGPVSGSDRMIEKLILAGMDVARLNFSHGDHQFHGQLIERIRKIASKLDRHVAILQDLQGIKIRVGELHDGKVHLVKGSELIIKTGKGRGDDKNIYIDFPWLIEDAKVGDTILLDDGLIALEVLKKSRGSLITSVVEGGILKERKGVNLPNMKVSAPFFTEKDQQDLEFGIKMDVDYVALSFVRSVNDILMVKKWLAKKGIIIPLIAKIEKGEAIKDIDRILDEVDGLMVARGDLGVEMPLEEVPMFQKMLIEKANRKGRLVITATQMLESMTQHMRPTRAETTDVANAVIDGTDALMLSAETSAGKYPIESVKVMDRIITFTENSRVSAMQQRENMPMGNVIQEFSGAVAHAASKAAEEVSARWIVVFTRSGFTARLISKFRPKTPVIAFSPEHKVVRQMAIYWG